In Drosophila bipectinata strain 14024-0381.07 chromosome 2R, DbipHiC1v2, whole genome shotgun sequence, one genomic interval encodes:
- the LOC108123379 gene encoding WD repeat-containing protein 5 isoform X1, which translates to MNCKAGIFEMSSNSPDYSLEIMKEPPAELIDPEKSESPCCPDSTDDNPFKIPTPPSITSLPSKTQPMSPEYALKHSLPGHTAGVTSVKFSPEGKYVASASADWSLKQWDLETASLIQSMTGHDHGINDVTWEPAGDMLASCSDDKTVRLWDVRSGRCQSTLKGHDGFTFACRFHPQGKLLASTSFDETVRLWDIRTGRTLKTVQAHLDPISSVDFNRDGSLFVTSSFDGLVRIWDSTTCQVLKTLIDDDNTPVGHVRFAPNGKYVLSSTMNNTLKLWNFQKPKCLRSYRGHKNETLCLTSNFSVTSGTWIVSGSEDMSLCIWNLQNKELVQKVDTKGDKVLCTDCHPTANLIVSGSLQNNHEVKIWESTGQ; encoded by the exons ATGAATTGTAAAGCCG GTATTTTTGAAATGTCTTCTAATAGTCCAGATTACTCATTGGAAATAATGAAAGAGCCTCCTGCTGAACTTATTGATCCAGAAAAATCAGAATCGCCATGTTGCCCCGATTCAACCGATGATAATCCCTTCAAAATCCCTACCCCACCATCCATAACCTCACTTCCCTCTAAAACGCAGCCAATGTCCCCGGAATACGCCCTGAAGCACTCTCTACCCGGACACACGGCTGGTGTTACTTCTGTAAAATTTAGTCCGGAAGGCAAGTACGTTGCTAGCGCTTCGGCGGACTGGTCTCTCAAGCAATGGGACCTGGAAACCGCTTCTTTGATCCAATCGATGACTGGGCACGATCATGGAATTAATGATGTGACCTGGGAGCCAGCTGGAGATATGCTGGCCAGCTGCAGCGACGATAAAACTGTTAGGTTGTGGGATGTGCGCAGTGGACGTTGCCAGTCGACTTTGAAGGGACATGATGGATTTACATTTGCGTGTCGCTTCCATCCTCAGGGAAAATTGCTGGCCTCTACTAGTTTTGATGAAACCGTGCGATTGTGGGACATACGCACAGGCAGGACACTGAAGACAGTACAAGCCCACTTGGATCCGATCAGCTCGGTGGACTTTAACCGTGACGGAAGCCTCTTTGTGACCAGTAGCTTCGATGGCCTTGTGCGCATTTGGGATTCTACCACCTGCCAGGTATTGAAGACGCTCATCGACGACGACAACACGCCGGTGGGACATGTGAGATTTGCCCCGAATGGAAAGTACGTTCTGAGTTCCACTATGAACAACACACTGAAGCTGTGGAATTTTCAGAAACCAAAATGCCTCCGTTCTTATCGTGGCCACAAGAACGAGACCTTATGCTTGACTTCCAATTTCTCCGTCACATCAGGCACATGGATAGTCTCGGGAAGCGAAGATATGTCGTTATGTATCTGGAACTTACAAAACAAGGAGCTCGTCCAGAAGGTGGACACCAAGGGTGACAAAGTGCTCTGCACCGATTGTCATCCAACGGCCAATTTAATTGTTAGCGGATCGTTGCAGAATAATCACGAAGTTAAGATCTGGGAAAGCACCGGGCAGTAG
- the LOC108123379 gene encoding WD repeat-containing protein 5 isoform X2: MSSNSPDYSLEIMKEPPAELIDPEKSESPCCPDSTDDNPFKIPTPPSITSLPSKTQPMSPEYALKHSLPGHTAGVTSVKFSPEGKYVASASADWSLKQWDLETASLIQSMTGHDHGINDVTWEPAGDMLASCSDDKTVRLWDVRSGRCQSTLKGHDGFTFACRFHPQGKLLASTSFDETVRLWDIRTGRTLKTVQAHLDPISSVDFNRDGSLFVTSSFDGLVRIWDSTTCQVLKTLIDDDNTPVGHVRFAPNGKYVLSSTMNNTLKLWNFQKPKCLRSYRGHKNETLCLTSNFSVTSGTWIVSGSEDMSLCIWNLQNKELVQKVDTKGDKVLCTDCHPTANLIVSGSLQNNHEVKIWESTGQ, from the coding sequence ATGTCTTCTAATAGTCCAGATTACTCATTGGAAATAATGAAAGAGCCTCCTGCTGAACTTATTGATCCAGAAAAATCAGAATCGCCATGTTGCCCCGATTCAACCGATGATAATCCCTTCAAAATCCCTACCCCACCATCCATAACCTCACTTCCCTCTAAAACGCAGCCAATGTCCCCGGAATACGCCCTGAAGCACTCTCTACCCGGACACACGGCTGGTGTTACTTCTGTAAAATTTAGTCCGGAAGGCAAGTACGTTGCTAGCGCTTCGGCGGACTGGTCTCTCAAGCAATGGGACCTGGAAACCGCTTCTTTGATCCAATCGATGACTGGGCACGATCATGGAATTAATGATGTGACCTGGGAGCCAGCTGGAGATATGCTGGCCAGCTGCAGCGACGATAAAACTGTTAGGTTGTGGGATGTGCGCAGTGGACGTTGCCAGTCGACTTTGAAGGGACATGATGGATTTACATTTGCGTGTCGCTTCCATCCTCAGGGAAAATTGCTGGCCTCTACTAGTTTTGATGAAACCGTGCGATTGTGGGACATACGCACAGGCAGGACACTGAAGACAGTACAAGCCCACTTGGATCCGATCAGCTCGGTGGACTTTAACCGTGACGGAAGCCTCTTTGTGACCAGTAGCTTCGATGGCCTTGTGCGCATTTGGGATTCTACCACCTGCCAGGTATTGAAGACGCTCATCGACGACGACAACACGCCGGTGGGACATGTGAGATTTGCCCCGAATGGAAAGTACGTTCTGAGTTCCACTATGAACAACACACTGAAGCTGTGGAATTTTCAGAAACCAAAATGCCTCCGTTCTTATCGTGGCCACAAGAACGAGACCTTATGCTTGACTTCCAATTTCTCCGTCACATCAGGCACATGGATAGTCTCGGGAAGCGAAGATATGTCGTTATGTATCTGGAACTTACAAAACAAGGAGCTCGTCCAGAAGGTGGACACCAAGGGTGACAAAGTGCTCTGCACCGATTGTCATCCAACGGCCAATTTAATTGTTAGCGGATCGTTGCAGAATAATCACGAAGTTAAGATCTGGGAAAGCACCGGGCAGTAG